The following is a genomic window from Verrucomicrobium sp..
CGACGAACCAACCGCCCGCGACGATGGCGACCCCGAAGGCGATGTCCGCCGACCACTCGGGCGTCACCTTGGTCCAATGGATGAGAAGACCGACGCCGGTGAAGAGGCCGGAAACCGCCACGGCGATCTGGTGGTAACGCTTCAGGCTGTCCACGTCGCCCGCCTCGGCGTCGTCCCGGCTTCCCTTCAGGCCCGCCTTGGCGACGAGCTTGATCAGATCGTCCGAGGTGACCGACTCGTCGTGGCGCAAGGTCACCTTGCCGCCCATCAGGTTCACCCGGACCTCTCGGATGCCCTTCACAGGGCGGAAGACCTGTTCCAGGGCCTCGACCTCGTCGGCGCAGTCCATCCCCGCCACGCGTAGGGTCGTCTCCAGGTTGCCCTCGGATTCCGCATTCAGGGCGATGCTCTGGGGGGCCGCCGCCTTCTCGTGGGCATGGTCGTGGCCGCAGCCGCAGGCGTCCGGCTCCGCGTGGGCGTGGTCGCCGTGGTCATGGTCGTGATCGTGGGAATGGGGCTTCATGGAAAGGGGGTGCAAAGGTTCGGTTTCCGACTACCTTAAGGGAACACCCTGAAGCCACTTCAGGGTCAAGCCCTCCCCACGCCATGAAGATCGGAGAACTCGCCGAAGCCGCCCAATGCACGGTCGAAACCGTCCGCTACTACGAAAAGGCAGGCCTGCTTCCGAAGTCGGACCGCTCCGGTAACAACTACCGCGTCTACGGACAGCGGCACCTGGACCGGCTGCGCTTCGTCCGCAACTGCCGCGCCCTGGATATGTCGCAGGAGGAGGTCCACGCCCTTCTCCGCCTGATGGATAAGCCCGCCTCGGATTGCGACTCGGTCAATCTTCTCCTCGACGAGCACATCTCCCACGTCGATGCCCGGATCGAGGAGCTACAGAAGCTAAAGGGACAGTTGACCGGCTTGAGAAAGAAATGCCGCACGCGCCGCCAAGTGAAGGAGTGTGGCATTCTGCATGGCCTTTCCGCCATGCGCCCGAAGGGGAAGAAATTGGCTTCCAGCCACCTCGGATAGCCTCTAACGGTCCAACCGCTTCGATAAGACCTTCCGGGCCCGGTAGACCTTCATCTCGACTGCCTTGGCGCTCAGTCCGAGAAGACGTCCTGCCTCCTCCTGCGTCAGGCCCTCGACGGCAGTCAGGATCAAGGGGGACTTCAAGTCGGGGGGAAGACCAGCGATCTCCCGCTCCACGATCGCCAAGTTTTCTCTCTGCACGGCAGCGGCGGCGGGATCGGGTCCGGGGGAGGGAAACTCCCGGTCGCGAGGCTCGTCGGGACTGGATCGGCTCGCCGATACCGATTCGGTCCGGAGCACCCGGGACGATCCCTGTCGGCGCAGGTGATCCCGGCACAGGTTCACGGCGATGCGGAAGAGCCAGGTCGAGAAGAGGGCGTCCGGCCGAAACGTGGCAAGGTGGAAATAGGCGCGGACGAACGCCTCCTGGGCGATCTCCTCGGCGTCGGAGCGATTCGCCACGGAACGGCAGACGAAATGAAAAATCCGCTCCTGGTATCGCTCGACCAGCGCGTCGAAAGCCCGCTCGGTGCCGGCTTGCACAGCCTGAACCAGAGGGAGGTCTGGATCCTGCCCCATGACGTTCCTCGATCAGGGTTGGCGGCGCAGCCCCTCGGACGTGAGGCGGATCAGCTTGTCATATTGCTCGGGCGTCAGGACGGCCTTCATCTCGAAGACATGGTCCAGGGTAGCATTTTGCAAGCCCCCCATCGCGTCGTGGATTTTTTCGACGGCAACCTGAACGCGGGGGGAGTCGGCCTGATCGTCGGCGACCGCCTGGGCCAGCTCCAGGTTGGCGAGGCGGATCAGCTCGGCATAGTGCCGGCGCTTCTCGGTGAAGGCCGCCTCGATCGGCCCGAGCTTCCGGTCCTGGTCGGGGGTGATGGCCAGTTGGTGGTGAATCCAGGCATGGCTGAACTCCGGCGCCGCCTGCCGGTGCTTCAGGTATTGGCCGGTGAGAAGACAGCTCCCCGACGCCACCAATGCCACGGCCAGCAGCAGGATGCCGAATGCCCAGGCGCGATTCATCGCCCCTCCAGCAACGTTGTCGGCAGGCCGGGCGCGTGAAGGCCGAAGACATCCAGTTCCATCGCCCGGGTGGCTCCCGAGACCCGGATCCCGGAGCCGGTCGCGATGCCCAAGAAGAGGCCGACCATCAGGGAGAACGCCAGGGCGGCGAAAATCGGCTGGGGCCTCACCAGCGGGGCCAACGCCCAGTCCAGCCAGGAGCCGAACGAACGGGGCGGCGCGGCCTGCCGGTGGCGAATCTGCCTCCAAATGCCATCCCGGAAGCCGGACGGCAGGGCGGGCTTCGGCTGCGCAGCCAATTCCTGGAGGAGGCGGTCGAGATCGTGGTCTTGCATAAGCGTGGCGCCGATTATCTCGCGGCGGGGTGGGTGTGTCCATCGGTATGGGAGATCACTTCGACCTCCGCCGCCCCGGGCGGCAGCGCGTCAAACCGGGCGACGTACTCGACGGCGCTTGCTCCTCCCTTCGTCGGAGGCACGGAAAGCCGGTAAATGGTCCCGATCCTGTCAATGTCCTCAGCCAGAATCTTTCCCCGGGAGTCGAGGATGCGGACATGGACGTGGGAATTCGGGCGGGGATCGGGGGTTCCCCAGTAGCCGGGGACGCCCGACAGGGATCCCGAAACCCAGAGTTCTTTTCCTT
Proteins encoded in this region:
- a CDS encoding sigma-70 family RNA polymerase sigma factor; this translates as MQAGTERAFDALVERYQERIFHFVCRSVANRSDAEEIAQEAFVRAYFHLATFRPDALFSTWLFRIAVNLCRDHLRRQGSSRVLRTESVSASRSSPDEPRDREFPSPGPDPAAAAVQRENLAIVEREIAGLPPDLKSPLILTAVEGLTQEEAGRLLGLSAKAVEMKVYRARKVLSKRLDR
- a CDS encoding periplasmic heavy metal sensor gives rise to the protein MNRAWAFGILLLAVALVASGSCLLTGQYLKHRQAAPEFSHAWIHHQLAITPDQDRKLGPIEAAFTEKRRHYAELIRLANLELAQAVADDQADSPRVQVAVEKIHDAMGGLQNATLDHVFEMKAVLTPEQYDKLIRLTSEGLRRQP
- the cadR gene encoding Cd(II)/Pb(II)-responsive transcriptional regulator gives rise to the protein MKIGELAEAAQCTVETVRYYEKAGLLPKSDRSGNNYRVYGQRHLDRLRFVRNCRALDMSQEEVHALLRLMDKPASDCDSVNLLLDEHISHVDARIEELQKLKGQLTGLRKKCRTRRQVKECGILHGLSAMRPKGKKLASSHLG